One region of Termitidicoccus mucosus genomic DNA includes:
- a CDS encoding type VI secretion system tube protein Hcp yields the protein MAFNAYIVFEDPIIKGESDPADYNELKGKCPVQMDSYEFATTMAVPALRSDSGSGTSGRGKFEPFKFAKKVDTASPILAYHAAAGTVFKLVTISLYFDTQDSGSSTRSPVRVLEIKMNQVVISETAVKGASGDDLPSEDITINFGNIEFKYQSVNPENGQAGSKKSQFTWSALKNTGTKA from the coding sequence ATGGCATTCAATGCATATATCGTATTCGAGGACCCCATAATCAAAGGGGAGTCCGATCCCGCCGATTATAATGAACTCAAGGGCAAGTGCCCGGTCCAGATGGATTCCTACGAATTCGCCACGACCATGGCGGTTCCCGCCCTCCGTTCCGACAGCGGCTCCGGCACCTCCGGGCGCGGCAAGTTCGAGCCCTTCAAGTTCGCCAAGAAGGTGGACACCGCCAGTCCGATCCTCGCCTATCACGCCGCCGCCGGCACCGTGTTCAAGCTCGTGACGATCAGCCTCTATTTCGACACCCAGGACTCCGGCTCCTCCACGAGGTCGCCCGTTCGCGTGCTGGAAATAAAGATGAACCAGGTCGTCATCAGCGAGACCGCGGTCAAAGGGGCGTCCGGGGACGACCTGCCCTCCGAGGATATCACCATCAACTTCGGCAACATCGAATTCAAATACCAAAGCGTGAACCCGGAGAACGGGCAGGCTGGAAGCAAGAAGAGTCAGTTCACCTGGTCCGCGCTCAAGAACACAGGCACCAAGGCCTGA
- a CDS encoding Hcp family type VI secretion system effector, whose translation MAVDAYLYITGMENFGESQSEYATKVSLGAIEITDYGFGVTMPIAENRSATGAATTGRADLTEFECTKNLDATTAHLCHACMSGRHIDKITCRIFRSVGETNVEYVTLEFTDVLITSCTVSGSGDELPKESLKFSYGAIKYSYAVTNHATGAKTGEVAQFLWDEILNKGDKKMANPPKINERLKLGA comes from the coding sequence ATGGCAGTTGACGCATATCTTTATATCACGGGCATGGAAAACTTCGGCGAAAGCCAGAGCGAATATGCCACCAAAGTCAGCCTGGGCGCGATCGAGATCACCGACTACGGATTCGGTGTCACGATGCCCATCGCGGAAAACCGTTCCGCCACGGGCGCGGCCACCACCGGACGCGCCGACCTGACGGAGTTCGAGTGCACCAAGAACCTGGACGCCACCACGGCGCATCTGTGCCACGCCTGCATGAGCGGACGGCACATCGACAAAATCACATGCCGCATCTTCCGCTCCGTCGGCGAAACCAATGTCGAGTATGTGACATTGGAGTTCACCGATGTCCTCATCACCTCCTGCACGGTCAGCGGTTCGGGGGACGAGCTGCCGAAGGAAAGCCTCAAGTTCAGCTACGGCGCGATCAAATACTCCTACGCTGTGACCAACCACGCCACTGGCGCGAAGACAGGCGAGGTGGCCCAGTTCCTCTGGGACGAAATCCTGAACAAGGGCGACAAGAAGATGGCCAATCCCCCGAAGATCAACGAGCGCCTCAAGCTCGGCGCATAA
- a CDS encoding type VI secretion system accessory protein TagJ yields the protein MPSPSDLLKHADIDGALAAANQAVRAAPADPKQRLFLYQLNCVLGRWDKALSQLAIFAELSTDPESKLTARIYRTAIQCEVFRAEVFAGKRQPLLLGEPEEWVACLMQACQLLAQGRATAAAELRDRAFEAAPATPGAVDGRPFAWLADADNRLGPVVELFMEGKYYWVPVNRIRRIALEPPQNLSDLVFAPAQFMWTNGGEGAGFIPVRYAAPAGADAKPDPKCLLSRLTQWRELPDGFTVGSGQRMLATDAEEIPLLDCRVIDFQGGE from the coding sequence ATGCCTTCCCCATCCGACCTCCTCAAGCACGCGGATATCGACGGGGCGCTGGCGGCCGCCAATCAGGCCGTCCGCGCCGCCCCCGCCGATCCGAAACAGCGCCTGTTTCTCTACCAGTTGAACTGCGTGCTCGGGCGGTGGGACAAGGCGCTCAGCCAGCTCGCGATCTTCGCGGAGCTGTCCACCGATCCCGAGTCCAAACTCACCGCGCGCATCTACCGCACCGCCATCCAGTGCGAGGTGTTTCGCGCGGAGGTGTTTGCCGGGAAACGCCAGCCCCTGCTCCTCGGCGAACCCGAGGAGTGGGTGGCTTGTCTCATGCAGGCCTGCCAGTTGCTCGCGCAAGGCCGCGCCACCGCCGCCGCCGAACTGCGCGACCGCGCCTTCGAGGCCGCGCCCGCCACGCCCGGCGCGGTTGACGGGCGTCCCTTCGCCTGGCTCGCCGACGCCGACAACCGCCTCGGCCCGGTCGTCGAGCTGTTCATGGAGGGCAAATATTATTGGGTGCCGGTCAACCGCATCCGCCGCATCGCGCTGGAGCCGCCGCAAAACCTCAGCGACCTCGTCTTCGCCCCCGCTCAATTTATGTGGACCAACGGCGGCGAGGGCGCGGGCTTTATCCCGGTGCGCTACGCCGCCCCCGCCGGCGCGGACGCGAAACCCGACCCGAAGTGCCTGCTTTCCCGCCTCACGCAATGGCGCGAACTGCCCGATGGCTTCACCGTGGGCTCGGGCCAGCGCATGCTGGCCACCGACGCGGAGGAAATCCCGCTGCTCGACTGCCGCGTGATCGACTTTCAAGGCGGCGAATAG